In Hippocampus zosterae strain Florida chromosome 3, ASM2543408v3, whole genome shotgun sequence, a genomic segment contains:
- the rab3il1 gene encoding guanine nucleotide exchange factor for Rab-3A isoform X3, whose product MEIDQGVHSRLRSSSLQIREKEIREKGSEILSEQLDAAKKELKLKDKECERLSQVRNQLEQELEELTASLFEEAHRMVREANVKQAGAEKQLKEAQGKIDVLQAEVTALKSLVLTSTPSAPNRQLHPQLKLPVGGHTRNKSLSSGSLCPPGKPESPSLPVQPVIKEDREMDSVLYAEFLMWKEHPSLERSSALMNRIYREDIAPCLSFTRSELAQLVQSAVENNSLTIEPVAMSALPMVKASAMECGGPNYFRAAVETKCALSGVSRLCRHRIKLGDKGNYYYISPSSRARITAVCNFFTYIRYIQQGLVRHRAEQMFWEVMRLRKEMSVAKLGFYLTEES is encoded by the exons ATGGAAATAGACCAGGGCGTCCATTCCCGCCTGCGCAGCTCCTCGTTGCAAATACGAGAGAAAGAAATTCGTGAAAAGGGCTCGGAGATCCTCAGTGAACAGTTAGACGCTGCAAAAAAG GAACTAAAACTAAAAGACAAGGAATGCGAGCGTCTGTCGCAGGTCAGGAATCAGCTGGAACAAGAACTGGAGGAGCTCACTGCCAGTCTCTTCGAG GAAGCTCACAGGATGGTGCGCGAGGCCAACGTCAAACAAGCAGGAGCGGAGAAACAACTGAAGGAGGCTCAGGGGAAG ATTGACGTCCTTCAAGCAGAAGTGACAGCGCTCAAATCCCTGGTGTTAACCTCGACGCCGTCCGCTCCGAACCGGCAGCTGCATCCCCAGCTGAAGCTCCCAGTCGGGGGGCACACTCGCAACAAGAGCCTGAGCAGTGGTTCACTGTGTCCTCCTGGGAAACCAGAATCGCCGTCACTTCCTGTTCAGCCGGTCATCAAAGAGGACAGAGAG ATGGACTCAGTTCTTTACGCAGAGTTCCTCATGTGGAAGGAGCATCCGAGTCTCGAGCGTTCATCCGCCCTCATGAATCGCATCTACAGAGAAGACATCGCCCCCTGCCTCTCGTTTACACGATCCGAA CTGGCCCAGCTGGTGCAGAGCGCCGTCGAAAACAACTCTTTGACTATCGAGCCCGTGGCTATGTCAGCGTTACCAATGGTTAAAGCCTCAGCCATGGAATGTGGAGGACCGAA TTACTTTAGGGCAGCAGTGGAGAC AAAATGCGCGCTCAGCGGCGTGTCGCGACTGTGCAGACATCGGATTAAACTCGGCGACAAGGGGAACTACTACTACATTTCCCCCTCCAGCCGAGCACGG ATCACAGCCGTATGTAACTTTTTTACGTATATCCGCTACATCCAGCAAGGTCTGGTCAGGCATCGTG CGGAGCAGATGTTCTGGGAGGTGATGCGTCTCCGAAAGGAAATGAGTGTGGCCAAGCTGGGTTTTTACCTCACAGAGGAGAGTTAG
- the rab3il1 gene encoding guanine nucleotide exchange factor for Rab-3A isoform X1 produces the protein MDAFEGIHSVRISSSPPPMISSGRAYEVLKSGRSGIAVYSSAVFFGTPSEAEEKGCVVGRLVDLDPEPEPGLEGIGQAGPTMEIDQGVHSRLRSSSLQIREKEIREKGSEILSEQLDAAKKELKLKDKECERLSQVRNQLEQELEELTASLFEEAHRMVREANVKQAGAEKQLKEAQGKIDVLQAEVTALKSLVLTSTPSAPNRQLHPQLKLPVGGHTRNKSLSSGSLCPPGKPESPSLPVQPVIKEDREMDSVLYAEFLMWKEHPSLERSSALMNRIYREDIAPCLSFTRSELAQLVQSAVENNSLTIEPVAMSALPMVKASAMECGGPNYFRAAVETKCALSGVSRLCRHRIKLGDKGNYYYISPSSRARITAVCNFFTYIRYIQQGLVRHRAEQMFWEVMRLRKEMSVAKLGFYLTEES, from the exons ATGGATGCTTTCGAGGGAATTCACAGTGTTCGGATTTCATCCTCTCCGCCACCCATGATCTCTTCCGGTCGGGCCTACGAAGTCCTGAAGTCAGGCAGGTCGGGAATAGCGGTGTATTCCTCTGCGGTGTTCTTTGGGACGCCATCCGAAGCTGAGGAGAAGGGCTGCGTGGTAGGAAG GTTGGTAGACCTGGATCCCGAGCCAGAGCCCGGATTGGAGGGAATAGGCCAGGCTGGGCCCACAATGGAAATAGACCAGGGCGTCCATTCCCGCCTGCGCAGCTCCTCGTTGCAAATACGAGAGAAAGAAATTCGTGAAAAGGGCTCGGAGATCCTCAGTGAACAGTTAGACGCTGCAAAAAAG GAACTAAAACTAAAAGACAAGGAATGCGAGCGTCTGTCGCAGGTCAGGAATCAGCTGGAACAAGAACTGGAGGAGCTCACTGCCAGTCTCTTCGAG GAAGCTCACAGGATGGTGCGCGAGGCCAACGTCAAACAAGCAGGAGCGGAGAAACAACTGAAGGAGGCTCAGGGGAAG ATTGACGTCCTTCAAGCAGAAGTGACAGCGCTCAAATCCCTGGTGTTAACCTCGACGCCGTCCGCTCCGAACCGGCAGCTGCATCCCCAGCTGAAGCTCCCAGTCGGGGGGCACACTCGCAACAAGAGCCTGAGCAGTGGTTCACTGTGTCCTCCTGGGAAACCAGAATCGCCGTCACTTCCTGTTCAGCCGGTCATCAAAGAGGACAGAGAG ATGGACTCAGTTCTTTACGCAGAGTTCCTCATGTGGAAGGAGCATCCGAGTCTCGAGCGTTCATCCGCCCTCATGAATCGCATCTACAGAGAAGACATCGCCCCCTGCCTCTCGTTTACACGATCCGAA CTGGCCCAGCTGGTGCAGAGCGCCGTCGAAAACAACTCTTTGACTATCGAGCCCGTGGCTATGTCAGCGTTACCAATGGTTAAAGCCTCAGCCATGGAATGTGGAGGACCGAA TTACTTTAGGGCAGCAGTGGAGAC AAAATGCGCGCTCAGCGGCGTGTCGCGACTGTGCAGACATCGGATTAAACTCGGCGACAAGGGGAACTACTACTACATTTCCCCCTCCAGCCGAGCACGG ATCACAGCCGTATGTAACTTTTTTACGTATATCCGCTACATCCAGCAAGGTCTGGTCAGGCATCGTG CGGAGCAGATGTTCTGGGAGGTGATGCGTCTCCGAAAGGAAATGAGTGTGGCCAAGCTGGGTTTTTACCTCACAGAGGAGAGTTAG
- the rab3il1 gene encoding guanine nucleotide exchange factor for Rab-3A isoform X2, with amino-acid sequence MDAFEGIHSVRISSSPPPMISSGRAYEVLKSGRSGIAVYSSAVFFGTPSEAEEKGCVVGRLVDLDPEPEPGLEGIGQAGPTMEIDQGVHSRLRSSSLQIREKEIREKGSEILSEQLDAAKKELKLKDKECERLSQVRNQLEQELEELTASLFEEAHRMVREANVKQAGAEKQLKEAQGKIDVLQAEVTALKSLVLTSTPSAPNRQLHPQLKLPVGGHTRNKSLSSGSLCPPGKPESPSLPVQPVIKEDREMDSVLYAEFLMWKEHPSLERSSALMNRIYREDIAPCLSFTRSELAQLVQSAVENNSLTIEPVAMSALPMVKASAMECGGPKKCALSGVSRLCRHRIKLGDKGNYYYISPSSRARITAVCNFFTYIRYIQQGLVRHRAEQMFWEVMRLRKEMSVAKLGFYLTEES; translated from the exons ATGGATGCTTTCGAGGGAATTCACAGTGTTCGGATTTCATCCTCTCCGCCACCCATGATCTCTTCCGGTCGGGCCTACGAAGTCCTGAAGTCAGGCAGGTCGGGAATAGCGGTGTATTCCTCTGCGGTGTTCTTTGGGACGCCATCCGAAGCTGAGGAGAAGGGCTGCGTGGTAGGAAG GTTGGTAGACCTGGATCCCGAGCCAGAGCCCGGATTGGAGGGAATAGGCCAGGCTGGGCCCACAATGGAAATAGACCAGGGCGTCCATTCCCGCCTGCGCAGCTCCTCGTTGCAAATACGAGAGAAAGAAATTCGTGAAAAGGGCTCGGAGATCCTCAGTGAACAGTTAGACGCTGCAAAAAAG GAACTAAAACTAAAAGACAAGGAATGCGAGCGTCTGTCGCAGGTCAGGAATCAGCTGGAACAAGAACTGGAGGAGCTCACTGCCAGTCTCTTCGAG GAAGCTCACAGGATGGTGCGCGAGGCCAACGTCAAACAAGCAGGAGCGGAGAAACAACTGAAGGAGGCTCAGGGGAAG ATTGACGTCCTTCAAGCAGAAGTGACAGCGCTCAAATCCCTGGTGTTAACCTCGACGCCGTCCGCTCCGAACCGGCAGCTGCATCCCCAGCTGAAGCTCCCAGTCGGGGGGCACACTCGCAACAAGAGCCTGAGCAGTGGTTCACTGTGTCCTCCTGGGAAACCAGAATCGCCGTCACTTCCTGTTCAGCCGGTCATCAAAGAGGACAGAGAG ATGGACTCAGTTCTTTACGCAGAGTTCCTCATGTGGAAGGAGCATCCGAGTCTCGAGCGTTCATCCGCCCTCATGAATCGCATCTACAGAGAAGACATCGCCCCCTGCCTCTCGTTTACACGATCCGAA CTGGCCCAGCTGGTGCAGAGCGCCGTCGAAAACAACTCTTTGACTATCGAGCCCGTGGCTATGTCAGCGTTACCAATGGTTAAAGCCTCAGCCATGGAATGTGGAGGACCGAA AAAATGCGCGCTCAGCGGCGTGTCGCGACTGTGCAGACATCGGATTAAACTCGGCGACAAGGGGAACTACTACTACATTTCCCCCTCCAGCCGAGCACGG ATCACAGCCGTATGTAACTTTTTTACGTATATCCGCTACATCCAGCAAGGTCTGGTCAGGCATCGTG CGGAGCAGATGTTCTGGGAGGTGATGCGTCTCCGAAAGGAAATGAGTGTGGCCAAGCTGGGTTTTTACCTCACAGAGGAGAGTTAG